A portion of the Acipenser ruthenus chromosome 38, fAciRut3.2 maternal haplotype, whole genome shotgun sequence genome contains these proteins:
- the LOC131706991 gene encoding zinc finger protein 239-like, protein MDSVKMDSVQIKEEFPELEPAPIRVEFSGQASLPIKQELCEMQCDSSQPEVSEIKAEHNELEIPQTEVKFDHMKPGKEESEDFKANIPELEPVRLRECSVVLERICVREQGAGEEGSPNSTQGGGKEDGHSHSECSLAGSSPAAGSGEYPDCGKGFTQLGHLKTHQRIHTGEKLYRCSDCGKSFSRLRNLKTHQRIHTGEKPHCCSDCGMSFSHSGHLKAHQRIHTGEKPYHCSDCGKSFSQSAALRKHERIHTGEKPYHCSVCVKSFRDSGALRKHERIHTGEKPFHCSDCGMRFSYTEALKAHQQIHTGV, encoded by the exons atggacagtgtgaagatggactctgtccagattaaagaggagttccctgaacttgaacctgcccccattagagtggagttctctgggcaggcttccctccccattaaacaggagctctgtgagatgcaatgtgacagcagtcagccagaggtctctgagattaaagctgagcacaatgaattggagatcccccagacagaagtgAAGTTTGACCACATGAagccagggaaggaagaatccgaggacttcaaagcaaacatccctgagctggagcctgtacgcctccgggagtgtagcgtggtcctggagagaatctgcgtgagagagcaaggcgctggagaggaaggctctcccaacagcacgcaaggaggtggaaaggaagacgggcactcccattcagaatgcagtctagcag gttccagtccagcagcaggcagtggagaatatcctgactgtgggaaaggtttcacccagttaggacacctgaaaacacaccagcgaattcacactggagagaaactgtatcgctgctctgactgtgggaagagtttcagtcggttacgaaacctgaaaacacaccaacgaattcacacaggagagaaaccacattgttgctctgactgtgggatgagtttcagtcattcaggacacctgaaagcacaccagcgaattcacacaggagagaaaccgtatcactgctctgactgtgggaagagtttcagtcagtcagcagCCCTAAGAAAACatgagcgaattcacactggagagaaaccgtatcactgctctgtcTGTGTGAAGAGTTTCAGGGATTCAGGAGCCTTGAGAAAACATGAGCggattcacactggagagaaaccatttcactgctctgactgtgggatgcGTTTCAGTTACACAGAagccctgaaagcacaccagcaaattcatacAGGAGTGTGA